TTTCCACCAacaccaaaaacaaaaacaccacCACACAGAACGCAAAACTGAAAAGGTACAAAGTGTACGACATGAGATTTCTTGACCTTTCTTGACATTCCGGCATGCTCAGTATGCGTTTTGCGTGCACTTGAAGCGTGTGTTTAAGTTAAATGCTACGTGGATCGTTTGAAGCCTCTGAAAAAGTATTTGATTCGGCTGTGCATTGCTAACATACTGTCTTCCTAATTGGCTTAAACCCGAAGAGAAACTTGGAGTGTAGTACACATTGTTGTTGGGGTAAAACGTATGTGCAGTATACCAAACCGTTTTGGTTATCTTCTGTAACCTATATTATAATACTGAGCAATTCTAATTATGCCTACAGCCATAAAGTACAGCACTAACCGATTGCTTTTATTCAAGTTTCTTTGTTGAGATATGATAAttggaataataataataataaaacaataattttaaattgaaaacgaaatacgacaaagacaaaaatgacaagATCAGCGAAAATAGTTCACTTCATAAATGGAAACTTGAAAACCGATGCAAACAGAACCCAAATTggttcaatataatcagtgaTATGACCAGCGATCACTGAAAAGGCGATGACTTGGAGAcacataaaaatgttgaaatagcTTGTCAAATTGATGCACAGATTCGTAGTGTAATAAGTGAATGTGCAAATAACAACGGGAATGTAACGTGTGTTTGCAACTGTTAAATATCAACAAACTATCAATGCTCCggtcaaatttttttccaacgATTTTGAACATCGCCGACAGCTTGCTGATTGACCTGCGTCATAAGTGACCTCTAAAATCAAGCGTGGCATTTTGAAATTCAGCAGCTACAACAATCATATCTAATGTTGTTGTTTAATGATTGTGAACAAATAGGTTTTTGCGGGGAAAATACGTTGAAAAAATTACCCCAATAgcattataaatatttttaatgcgCAGTGAATATTATACTTGTTTCAATCGGCAACAAATCTAACCGTCAAACACAATTTCATCGTCGAGTGGtcgttttcaaaacaatagATTCATTGTTTGGCCCGGGGTACGTTGGCTCCGTTGTTCTTAGCGGTTTTAGGAGAAAGGCCCCGCAGCGTCCTCTGTTACTTGGTGTGTGACCAGAATAATCTTGGTAAGTATGCGCTAAACCGATACGAGCGCCGACCTAGCTTAATTAATATCGTTTCGGCCGAATGATTTATGGGACGATAACCACATAAGCAGGGATTAGAGCGACGTGCCAGCGAAGATCTAACGCCTACCACCTTGCGTTTTAATGTCCTGTTATACCAGTACGCTGTTCGACTACATTtctatttttagtttaatcaCGACCTTGCACCTTTCTAGGTTTATGTCAAGATCATGATTATTCAAGCTATTTATGCCTTTTATGTTTCTGGTATCACAGTTTACGCACTAATTTACCCCATTTTCGAGTGAAACGTAAAATACAACAGTGTCGATTTCGtaaaaggtttttttgcttCACCTGGGCCGTCCAGTTTGGCGGCTTATAGCAGGTAAGGGCAAGTAGTGAACGCAGTAATGGCAAGAATTACAAGTTATTCAAGCAAACTCTTTCGTGCAAACATAAACAATTTTCGCCGCATACTGCCATCTCCGAAAAGTTCGCAGAAGTGCTCAGTGACTTTCACTTGTCTCTCTCCGAATAGATTTGCTGCCACCTGGCGACTTTGCTAAGTTTACATTGCGCATGACTTGGTGTCGTAGTATCCATTGGAATAACCAGGGATAGCGGTTGGCATCGCCGGATACGGTGGTTTTCTGTCCATTCCGTTTACAGAATATGGATCCATTTCACATTCAGTTTTAAACTTCATGGCAGATGctataagcaaaaaaatgagTGTTTAATCACCAAATACTttaagaaagtttaaaaacctGTAATATTTTACCCCACTTAGTTACAGTAAAATcaaataatgttttaaaatatgtttattaacTGCAACGGTTAATGTATTGACAATGCATTTATGCAACCTCAATTTTTATGTGTAATTTCTCTTAGAATTTTGCCTTAGTGTTATGTCAAATGAATGAGTAATCTGAGTTTTATGCATCAAAAACATTACTTGTGAAGCCAGAAAACAATTAATCAACTTTTATACCTCCAAAGTCAGGGGCTTTTGGGTAAAAATCGTTTTGATCGAACTTGTAACATCTATAATGCAAGACCACCCTCTTAtcaaaaaattctaaattttCCGTTCGCATGTTAATCTCCTTTTAAAGATGATGAACGACCGACACAGAAACTTAGACGGGCCTGCTTTATAACATTGCGTTTTGGCGTCTAATCGCATATCGAACCGATCTCACGATTTATAGCTTAGAGTGGTGCCAGATCACAGATGAAAAAGGTCACTAAGCCGAGGATTTAAACGTATACCCGACAACTTGGAGAGGGAAACACCGATCATTTGCGATAAATGTAAATGAATTTTGGCCCTCTTTACACATAGCGTTTTAGAATATGGGttaagattattttaaattataggcctaatagttttttttgctcCATAAACTAATATCAAAACTTCTGCCATGTTTCTTTTCCAGTCACGTTGCGCAGCTAACGATCAAATACAGTCCTATAAAGTTACATACAACAGAAAATACAGCGCGCTCTTTACGAATGTCACGTCACGTCAAAAAATGCTGATCGACGAAGCTTATGAAAAATCGATCGTTTGAGACCTTTGATATTTCGGCTCGATGCTGTGTCACATGTAGGCCGGATTTAGACCAACCGCTTGAAACAGTTGTATAAGCACGAATACTTTCACTACATCCTTATCAACAAAACCACTCCAAACGTGATATTGGTCAGAAGTTTTTCTGTTGGACATTTGCGAAAGTCTActtcaaacaataaaacatgatAAAGTTCTTGACTGAAGCGTTATCCGAATTTGATGACTTGGTTATAAGACGTCCGGGCCTAGTTTTCCACGTCTTCCGCTTATTTTAAACGGTTTCCTCGCCGCTGGATTAATTAAACTCGATCTAGTTGCTGTGGAACACGATTTGACCCTAAAATAACGTCTTTTTGACGGCGAAATTAAAATGGGTGTTTCTGAGATCTTTTTAAGGTCGAATCCCAGGCCATGGCCAAAGATCACAACAACGGTTACATCTCCATACCGCCAAGCTAGAGATTTTGGTTTCCtaattttggcaaaatttaGAACGTCGCCTGCCGGGTTTGTCACGGCTCCTCCCTGGCAGGTCATTCGTCATTATTCTTACGAATAGCGGCCCGACGTCGTTGTCCTGTCACCTGCGATTCTAAATGGGACAAAAACAAGACAAGTTCCGTCGGCCAACGTCGGATTTTCGCCGAGGGCGTACCAACCAAGTCCAAcgaattttttgatttctgaTAACCGTTAAAGAAACTATAAACAATCAGGGCGTACGACAATTTCACAACGCTATGGTCAAACAAAAGCTAATGTCTTTTCTATAACTCGGTGGATATACGTTATGCGTCGTTATGTGGTCGTTTTGTGTCGATAACGCAGGCGGAAACTAGGgtgaaatttgtttgtttaaccTAATACAGAAGCGATTAAAATCTTCCTGGTACTGaaaattgacattgcaaaacgcCGTTGAATATGTAGAacgataaataaaaaataaaaatttgttttgataacGAAGGTTATCATTTTTAGAAGCGGAAAAATTTGTAACTTTAGTATTTTGCAACGGTGTTGTTCAAATCTGCGCctgttataaatttgaaactATTTACCAAACAAGAACCTGAAAGCTTGCATGTTTGGGCCCAACAAACATTACATACTTGCTTCCATTTTCGTAACAGGTACGGCCTTTCATAGCTTCATAGCCAGCTTGTTGATGAGTCAAATAGCGATACACATACGGCGATGATCTTTATCTTTTACTAATTATTTGCTGCTTTCAGCACCAACAACGATCGTCAGTTATTTTAGATAGTGCGGGAATACTTTTTTCCGAGAAAAGGTCGGTCTCGAACCCTAAAGCTTGCGCCGTGGATTTTTACCATAAAAAGCGATTATCTGTTTCTTATTGCGATGTTTCAAGTTACAGAAGTGCGGGAGAAAAGCGTTAAACGTTTGAAGAGAAACGTTTAGTCAATATTGAGCGTTGCCGTTGCCGGCATTAAATCTTGtatgacaacagttcatttgcCAAAGTATGCGCTGTTATTCGATTTGGTAGTTTTACTACGTCTGAACAAGGACATACTTCAACAATTTAATGATATGATACGCCCTTTTCAGTACCAACAGCGTTTTTAAGCCATAATGTAAGGTTTCTAAATGCTGGCTCAAAAACCTGTAAACACGCCTTTGCGAGTGATGTTTCTTGCAACTTTAATGAACTACACGTAAAGCTACGCCTGTAACAGAAATCGTTCTTTGAAGAGTTGCCTTGTTGGCTATGGATCACTCGTCCGTGAATGTTACAGTACACAAGAGGAAGTTAGTTACCGATCGTTTACTAATTTATCGCTTACGTGGCTAGAATTATGATGCAACATATTTAATCGGCAATAAGTCCAATTTCTCCAGTTGCGTTTTGTTCACGTTTCCCCACGTGTATTTCTACGTCTTTATTTTAATTGGTTGTTGAAACAGTTTTGGCGTTTAGTGGACGGTCACGTTTCAAATTAATCTTATTACACTAAGAGACTAAAATAGAATTGAATCCATGTTGATGATAGAGATAGAACAAGCAAATAAACTGGTATCGGTTTTTACTTAAAGATTCAGATGATCAAAACCGTTATAAATTTCATAACGTGGGGTTTGCGTAATATCCAGTAAAACTTGACAAAAATATCTTCTTTGTTAGATTAATTagaaaaatttcttgaaaatttcTTATTACTTGAAAACGTTAATGTGACAGATAAATGACTGATATCCTGCTTAAAACCGCTAAATCTTTACACACTCTTATGAACTTTGCGAATATTTCGATTGAAAATAAGAAGTAGATTCTTTCACAACAGGATTAACTATTGCGTCAATTGTTATCGCGGCATCGCagacaaattttgacaacgTGTGGAAGTCGGATCCTAAGTATGTGTCGGGcaggaaaacaaatttttcctATGAGATTTCTTCTGaataagtaataataataaaaaaagatgTCGAAAAGCCCAAACCTATCACAGTATCGAGCATGTAATAACAGAAAACACTTGCAGTGATTTCCTGAAAGTTTAATCTTGGGTAATATGATATTGTAATACCAACGGCCAAACTAATAGACATTGTAACGTTCTTTGTTTAGCCGGGTTATTTGCAGATTAAGCATCTTTAGGCTTAAGATCACATCGTCGCTATTGTCTGACAAGTCCAACTGGTAAACCATTTGAGCAAGTATCTTTGCAAATTATTACGTGTCAAAAATGACGAGAAAATTAGATCGCTCTGGTAAATATTGTGGCGGTTTTGCCTACATATTACCAGGCCAGCCTGACGCCCAGCAAAGCACATGGCGTTTTGCGGTGGAGTCCGTCCACATTGTTCAGTTGCTGTGTGAGACGGGGAACTTGTTTATGTGAATTTTCCGAAAAATTAAGCCGACCTTCGgtacaaaaacatcaaattatgaATGAAAAGCTAAATATTTTCAGCTTAATTGTAACCTCCGTTTAACGCGGACGCTCAAAAGCGAAATATCTAAAGCATGACAAGAGATTTGACAGATATAACCTCACGGCGGTAGCCTCACTAAAAACAACCTCATTTGAGAGCTGGCCAGTAATACTTTTGTAACGTTAAGAAGCGTATTAATAACAACCGTTTGGCATCTATTGGATTATATCACGTTGTTACGGCATTACTGTGTGTAAACTAGACGGGGGCAAGCGAATACCACACGCGTTAATAAAATCCGCTTTAACTTTTTTCGTGTCATTTACTTGTCACATTGGCTGCATCAACCACACATTCAGCCTGACGCTGCTTTGGTTTGGGAAAAATTGTCTGACTTCTGTTAGCGTGTCGCAATTATTGGTTTTATTTCGAAACCAAGTAGGGTGGCATAGATAATGTGAAGCCCTtgaacaagaaaatatttaggCATTGTCGTAATTGCCCTTGTAAACGATTGCAATTTTTGATAATCGTCGAAAAGACCGGGAGTGCCCTTTCCTAAGACCTCTTTGTGCCCAGTTTTTAAATGCTTAAATTTTATGGAAAATCCCGTAATTATGAATTGTACTGACGTATATTTCCAAAGTGAGCCACAATGACTAGCTTTCGGACGCTGAATGGCCAGCAACCAAATGAAATTGCTTAAGTTAAGGAAAACTACGATTAGGGATTAAAGCATTTTAAAGCACGATAGACGTTACAAGCAAAAATTATGTCAATaatcaaaatgttgatttGCGTTTCTTTGAAATAGATTCTCGAAGCCAGATCGAaacaaaaagagaaaaactcACCAGCTGTGACAGACGATAATTTTCGTGATTTATTGTGTGTAAACGCCATAGAGTATAATTAACGGGAAAGCGTAGTGGTGTAATAGCATTTAATCGTTGGGTTTTAACCAATATTATTCGGCTTTTTTCTATCACTGATGAggaaataattataaaacgagcaatttattacgtcataataacattttatgactCATCGCGTCCTTACGCTGTAATATGTGTCACTACCACAgggaaaaaagcaaaacacaGATTCTCATACGCTTTTTTGGGAAGCGAAATTTAGCATTTTTTCCACGTTTCTTCAAAACAATTATTGATACCACCTCAAATGTTGATCAAAAAactagaaaaatatttaatgcatAAACTTCGCAGCCGCGTTGGCGCACGGTGAGACGCTTTGTTATGTTACAACTGCCACTGTTTAAGATAGCGACTGCCACGACAGAACGACGCCAGAACCCGATTGAAAATGAGATACTTATCTGGTCGCATCTTAATCAATTTACCTCATGGGAGAAGATATGCACGGGTGTATGAACGATTTGCGAGCGACGAAGTCGGAAAAGATTTcagttatttaatttaattgtttattgtatGATTTTAGAagttgtttttacaaaatccTGGAATCTATTTTCAGTTGAACTATAACTTTAGTTAATATAATGaagtatttttttcaataatattttactaaaataaGTGCTCATGATAGGTTATATTGTGGTAGAGTTAATGTTGttatttgcaaagaaaaaattaaatcaacaagatttttaaaaaataaaataaaaggaacttaaacaaaaattaaatccCATGTAAAATGTAAACGACGCTACAAACCTACATTAAAAATAAGCCTGAAGTTCGCATTGGACCTCCCTGATACGAGAAGCATCGTTCCCTTTAATGCTAGACTCAAGATTACAGATTTAGAGAGCGCCGACATGACCTTGCAAACGTCAAGTgtgtaattaaaattttccacGCGAAACTCCGTACTATCCCACCGAGCAACGCTTAAATATGACACCGCCCACctaaccaaaaatttgcaaaatgtttcataaatCGCCTCTAcacatgaaaatgttttcaacctCGCTCTCGGACAAATTTTGAGTGCTAAGTGGCCGATGCAgacttcaaacaaaaataaacaaagagtAAAAAGATTGATAAGATTAGGAGATTAGACATATTTAACTCAAGTATTTTCATACGAGTGTCGCTATAAATCTACCTCCATTTCTATGGTTATTTAGGAATTTATACTCAGTTAATAAGAAACAACTATGTTATTTTAACCGCAAATCCATTTAACACAATCTTTATTAACTCGAATAAGACCGATACGAAAAGGCGAAAGTGATATAATCCAGACACGAAGTACTGTTAACTTATAGCTGGTACGTTTGAATAAATGCCAGTAATGGGCTTTAGGTTTGTAGTTTGGTTAAGTTTTGTCCATTGTTGAGATCGTTTGCGATAAAAAAGTATCAATTACTATTCGGTGGGGAAATTAATTTCACACTTCAATGCGTCATTCGTTCATGTCGCGTTGCTTTTCCAAAAACTCGCTTACATCAGTGTGACTACTTCCAAAAGTTCTGGACAACAACAAGTTCATCCTCAAATTTAAGGCTGCAATCTATCATTTGATCTGCTATCACATaaataagttttttaattttttcacaattaatcatttttgacTCTGAGTCACCTTGACGAAAAGTTCTTTTTGATCAACGCTAAATTTGGCACTGGCCGGTTTTCAGCCAGTTTGTTTACCTATATAGTTTGCTAAAGTTTTATCTTCAACGCCAAACCCCTATACATGATCTCAATTGTTTTGCAACGTGTATGCGAATATGCATTTTGTGTTAGAATCATAAAATTCGAATGCTGTTCGAGGTCGCATAAAGCAaaattgcattgcaaaaagcaatGCTTAAAGTAAGTAAGCATTTGTGTGAAAGTCGAATACCTTCGTATGCAAGGTGTCCTTCTCTTGCAGATGGATAGAAAGGATGGTAGTCCATTCTTTGCACCGATGCCGGATTTGCGTTCCCGTTTATCATTGGATGTCTGTGGCCATCCGGAAATCTGTTGTGTATCGCCGAATTTGATCCCGTGTAAGTCCCGTGCGATTGAGTTGTTGCGCCGGGCCAGCTGAACATTGATCCCGGGGAGTAATGTTGGTTTGAAGCGGTCAAGCTGGCTGGTGAAACTTGAGCCGGGGTGTTGCATCCAGTAGAAACTTCACCACAGTTTGAAGAAAACTGATTTTGATGCGGAGGGGATTGAGGCGTTCCACTTTCTTTCGGGGTAATGGTTGGTGACGTCGTCTGAGGGCTTGTTACCCCATTAGCAGTGATAGCAGCCCCGTGTGCTAGAAAATGGGCGTGCGCAGATGCGGCGGTCGCCGGATCAAAGCCAACAAAGTTCTGCCTATGATGCACAGGGGGTGCCATTGAGCCATGTGTCATCCCTGGGGGTCCAAACATTTCGGGTGGCGGTCCGTAGCCTTGTGGACCAATTAACCCTGGCGCACCACTAAAAATTCCGTATGGCGTTTTCATGGCTTGGCATTTTCTTCTGAAGCCTCGAGGGCGTCGTCGAAAAGATCCCTCTTCGAACATGAACTCGCTAGCTGGGTCAATGGTCCAATAATGTCCCTTTCCCGGCCTACCTAGTCCCTTCGGCAATTTAATAAAGCATTCGTTTAGAGATAGATTGTGTCGAACTGAATTTTTCCAGCCTTGATATGAACCTCGAAAGAACTCGAATCGTGTTTGtaaaaagttgtaaatttcACTCAGAGTAAGTTTTTTCGCTGGTGAACTCTGAATAGCCATGACAATCAGCGCTATATAAGAATATGGCGGCTTTTCTGGCCGTCTGTGGCCTCCTACTGCGTTACCGTTGTCATTCTTTTTCACGGGGCCGTTCATTCCGTCACTACCCTCTTCCTCAGTACTTGGAGGTGTTTCGGGACCAGCCCCTATAGAACCCATGCTCAATGGGTGGTCTAATGTCCCGTCGATATTGCTGCCGTCAGATAACGTAGAACTGTTGCCGTCATTTGCCGTTCCATTTGCATCTATGctgttgttattattgttgGCGTTTTCGTTTCTAATGTCATCTACGGGCAATTGCGTGGGGTCCACGGTGTTGGGTGACTGCTGAAGGTGGGTGTGATTGGGAAGCGACTGGGTTTGGGTTAAATGGGCGCCGTTTAGGGCCGGTTCGCTGCTGGATGGTCTGGTAGGCGTGGAGATATCGTTCTTTGGGATCTGACGAACATCCTGCATATGATTGTGTTGGTTGAATCCGTGAACATTCGGATGATTTTCCATTAGTTGAGCGTGATGAGCAGAGCCTGAGGG
The Clavelina lepadiformis chromosome 4, kaClaLepa1.1, whole genome shotgun sequence DNA segment above includes these coding regions:
- the LOC143452217 gene encoding uncharacterized protein LOC143452217, coding for MATSNMEVAAHHGRVLSPVDFYQSRFSHSSTQHLGHPQLSQQRSLPNLGQNYNIGNHHAVSAQFPYFPSGSAHHAQLMENHPNVHGFNQHNHMQDVRQIPKNDISTPTRPSSSEPALNGAHLTQTQSLPNHTHLQQSPNTVDPTQLPVDDIRNENANNNNNSIDANGTANDGNSSTLSDGSNIDGTLDHPLSMGSIGAGPETPPSTEEEGSDGMNGPVKKNDNGNAVGGHRRPEKPPYSYIALIVMAIQSSPAKKLTLSEIYNFLQTRFEFFRGSYQGWKNSVRHNLSLNECFIKLPKGLGRPGKGHYWTIDPASEFMFEEGSFRRRPRGFRRKCQAMKTPYGIFSGAPGLIGPQGYGPPPEMFGPPGMTHGSMAPPVHHRQNFVGFDPATAASAHAHFLAHGAAITANGVTSPQTTSPTITPKESGTPQSPPHQNQFSSNCGEVSTGCNTPAQVSPASLTASNQHYSPGSMFSWPGATTQSHGTYTGSNSAIHNRFPDGHRHPMINGNANPASVQRMDYHPFYPSAREGHLAYEASAMKFKTECEMDPYSVNGMDRKPPYPAMPTAIPGYSNGYYDTKSCAM